One region of Candidatus Omnitrophota bacterium genomic DNA includes:
- a CDS encoding 3-isopropylmalate dehydratase small subunit: protein MKLKGKAWTFGDNVNTDDIIPARYLNTTDPGELIRYCMEGVDKDFAAKVKKGDVIVAGENFGCGSSREHAPLAIKGCGIACVIAESFARIFYRNCINIGLPILECRGAKKINQADQIEIDISEGLVNDLTAGLSFNSQPFAEFMKNIIQAGGLMEWIRRKPDA, encoded by the coding sequence TTGAAACTAAAAGGCAAGGCGTGGACATTTGGAGATAATGTCAATACCGATGATATTATTCCGGCCAGGTATTTAAACACTACTGATCCGGGTGAATTAATCAGATATTGCATGGAAGGCGTTGATAAAGATTTTGCCGCAAAGGTGAAAAAGGGAGATGTCATTGTGGCTGGTGAAAATTTTGGCTGCGGTTCATCGAGAGAACATGCGCCTCTGGCCATAAAAGGGTGCGGGATAGCCTGTGTTATTGCCGAATCATTTGCCAGGATATTTTACCGTAACTGTATAAATATAGGCTTGCCTATTTTGGAATGCCGGGGGGCAAAAAAGATAAATCAGGCAGACCAGATAGAAATTGATATTTCCGAAGGCCTGGTCAATGACCTGACTGCGGGACTGTCTTTTAATTCACAACCATTTGCGGAATTTATGAAAAACATAATTCAAGCTGGAGGACTAATGGAATGGATACGGAGGAAGCCTGATGCATAA
- a CDS encoding 3-isopropylmalate dehydrogenase, whose product MHKIAVIPGDGTGPEVIREGLKILEAVSGIAGFKYETKTYDFGGERYLKTGEILPDSAIEEFKQMDAIYLGAVGHPDVKPGILEQGLLLKIRFSLQEYINLRPVKLYPGVWTPLKDKQPEDIDFVVVRENTEGLYVGKGSFQNKGTAQEIAIQQSVNTRKGVERCIRYAFEYTRKRNEARKLTLCGKTNVLTYAWNLWERTFIELAQHYPDITTDYTHVDAACMWMIKNPEWFDVIVTDNMFGDIITDLGAMIQGGMGIAAGGNINPEGISMFEPIGGSAPKYTGKNIINPLAAISACQIMLEHLGEKKAADLVEKSVIKVTSEKLKGLSAGKMGYSTSEVGDLVVKHLS is encoded by the coding sequence ATGCATAAGATTGCGGTAATACCGGGTGATGGAACAGGACCGGAGGTTATCCGGGAGGGGTTAAAAATCTTAGAAGCGGTTAGCGGTATTGCCGGCTTTAAATATGAGACCAAAACCTATGATTTTGGCGGAGAAAGATATCTGAAAACAGGAGAAATCCTGCCTGATTCAGCAATAGAAGAGTTTAAACAAATGGATGCTATCTATTTGGGCGCAGTGGGGCATCCTGATGTAAAGCCGGGAATACTGGAGCAGGGGTTGCTGCTTAAGATACGGTTTTCACTCCAGGAGTATATAAATTTGAGGCCGGTTAAATTATATCCCGGCGTCTGGACTCCACTAAAGGATAAACAGCCGGAGGATATAGATTTTGTGGTAGTTAGAGAAAATACCGAGGGCCTGTATGTGGGTAAAGGTAGTTTTCAAAACAAAGGAACTGCTCAGGAGATAGCTATTCAGCAGTCAGTTAATACCAGAAAAGGTGTTGAGCGCTGCATCCGCTATGCATTTGAATATACAAGAAAAAGAAACGAGGCCAGGAAATTGACTCTTTGCGGCAAGACCAATGTATTGACCTATGCCTGGAATTTATGGGAAAGAACGTTTATTGAACTAGCGCAGCATTATCCGGATATTACCACTGATTATACCCACGTTGATGCTGCCTGTATGTGGATGATCAAAAACCCCGAGTGGTTTGACGTGATTGTTACTGATAATATGTTCGGAGATATAATTACAGACCTCGGCGCAATGATCCAGGGTGGAATGGGGATAGCAGCCGGCGGTAATATCAACCCGGAAGGAATTTCGATGTTTGAACCGATCGGCGGTTCAGCGCCAAAATATACCGGTAAGAATATTATCAACCCCCTGGCCGCTATTTCCGCCTGCCAGATAATGCTGGAGCATCTGGGGGAGAAAAAGGCCGCTGATTTGGTTGAGAAATCAGTTATCAAAGTTACCAGTGAAAAATTAAAAGGCCTGTCAGCTGGAAAGATGGGTTATTCGACAAGCGAAGTCGGAGACCTGGTG